The Amphiprion ocellaris isolate individual 3 ecotype Okinawa chromosome 6, ASM2253959v1, whole genome shotgun sequence genome contains a region encoding:
- the LOC111580376 gene encoding L-serine dehydratase/L-threonine deaminase: MKSQQPLHVATPVRQSLALTKVAGTSVYLKLDSSQPTGSFKIRGIGHLCKTWAERGCERFVCCSGGNAGMAAAYSARQLGVPATIVVPSVTPNPTVERLKDEGATVVIHGKALNESIEYGQQLVANNPGWIFISPFDDPLIWEGHTSLVKELEQDLREKPGAIVLSVGGGGLLNGVVEGLRRAGWADVPIVAMETIGAHSLNAAMKAGKLVTLPAITSVATTLGLTRVSAQTMKLVGEHTVFSEVVTDQEAVKAVERFVDDEKVLVEPACGAALAAVYSDIIKRLQDDGKLAAQLSPVVVVVCGGNNISMEQLKRLKKQLGIF; the protein is encoded by the exons ATGAAAAGCCAGCAACCTCTTCATGTGGCCACTCCAGTGAGACAGAGCCTTGCCCTCACCAAAGTGGCTGGGACCTCTGTTTATCTCAAGCTGGATTCATCGCAGCCGACTGGATCCTTTAAGATCAGGGGCATCGGACACCTCTGCAAAACT TGGGCAGAACGAGGATGTGAGCGATTTGTCTGCTGTTCAG GAGGAAATGCTGGCATGGCAGCAGCTTATTCTGCCCGGCAGCTCGGGGTTCCTGCGACTATAGTCGTGCCAAGCGTCACACCAAACCCGACAGTGGAGAGGCTGAAGGACGAGGGTGCCACGGTGGTCATCCACGGAAAG gcTCTAAATGAAAGCATTGAATATGGACAACAGCTTGTGGCAAACAACCCCGGCTGGATATTCATCTCCCCCTTCGATGATCCCCTCATCTG ggAAGGCCACACATCTCTGGTGAAGGAGTTGGAGCAGGACCTGAGGGAGAAGCCGGGAGCGATCGTGCTGTCGGTGGGAGGCGGAGGCCTGCTGAACGGGGTGGTGGAGGGGCTGCGTCGCGCCGGCTGGGCTGACGTGCCCATTGTAGCCATGGAAACCATTGGAGCACACAGCCTCAATGCAGCCATGAAGGCAGGGAAGCTCGTCACTTTACCTGCAATCACTAG TGTTGCAACTACACTGGGCCTCACAAGAGTGTCTGCACAGACAATGAAGCTGGTGGGAGAGCATACGGTTTTCTCAGAAGTAGTCACAGACCAGGAGGCTGTAAAAGCTGTCGAGCGCTTTGTAG ATGATGAGAAGGTCCTGGTGGAGCCGGCCTGTGGTGCCGCTCTGGCAGCTGTGTACAGTGACATTATCAAAAGGCTGCAGGATGACGGCAAGCTGGCGGCGCAGCTGAGCCCAGTGGTCGTTGTGGTGTGCGGAGGCAACAACATTAGCATGGAGCAGCTGAAGAGGCTGAAAAAGCAGCTTGGTATTTTCTAG